In Aestuariibaculum lutulentum, one DNA window encodes the following:
- a CDS encoding sigma-54 interaction domain-containing protein yields MESVQAIKQRFGIIGNTPALNRAIEKAIQVAPTDISVLVTGESGVGKESIPKIIHQLSHRKHNKYIAVNCGAIPEGTIDSELFGHEKGAFTGATQTREGYFEVADGGTIFLDEVGELPLTTQVRLLRVLENGEFLKVGSSKVQKTNVRIVAATNVNMFEAIEKEKFREDLYYRLSTVEIHLPPLRERQEDIHLLFRKFASDFALKYKMPTIKLTDAAVQTLTNYRWSGNIRQLRNIAEQLSVLEQERTISAETLVSYLPNSSSNLPAVIKTSKSESDFSSEREILYKVLFDMKSDLNDLKKLTLELMKSGNTKDVEKSHEGLIQKIYGNDTEDDEAEYEEDPIQTSEMLSIPEHTIQRDIPEAVSDKYHFAEEIEEEETLSLQDKELELIKKSLERHAGKRKLAAAELGISERTLYRKIKQYNL; encoded by the coding sequence ATGGAATCTGTTCAAGCTATAAAACAACGATTTGGCATTATAGGTAATACCCCCGCGCTAAATCGTGCCATCGAAAAAGCCATCCAGGTAGCACCAACCGATATTTCGGTTTTGGTTACCGGCGAAAGTGGTGTTGGTAAAGAGAGTATTCCAAAAATTATACACCAGCTTTCCCACCGAAAACACAATAAATATATCGCAGTTAACTGTGGTGCCATTCCTGAAGGCACTATTGACAGTGAACTTTTTGGACACGAAAAAGGCGCCTTTACCGGAGCCACACAAACCCGTGAGGGATATTTTGAAGTGGCCGATGGCGGAACCATTTTTTTAGATGAAGTTGGTGAATTACCATTAACCACACAGGTACGTTTACTTCGTGTTTTAGAAAATGGTGAGTTTTTAAAAGTAGGATCGAGTAAAGTTCAAAAAACCAACGTTCGCATCGTGGCTGCAACAAACGTGAATATGTTTGAAGCCATCGAAAAAGAAAAATTCCGTGAAGATTTATACTACCGTTTAAGTACAGTGGAAATTCATCTGCCTCCATTACGCGAACGTCAGGAGGACATTCATTTGTTGTTCAGGAAATTTGCCAGCGATTTTGCCTTAAAATACAAAATGCCAACCATCAAATTAACCGATGCCGCCGTGCAAACGTTAACCAATTACAGATGGAGCGGAAACATCAGACAGTTACGTAATATCGCAGAACAATTATCGGTTTTAGAACAGGAAAGAACCATTTCGGCTGAAACTTTAGTAAGTTATCTTCCTAATAGTTCTTCAAATTTACCGGCAGTTATTAAAACATCTAAATCGGAAAGCGATTTTAGTAGTGAGCGTGAAATTTTATACAAAGTCCTTTTCGATATGAAAAGCGACCTTAACGATTTAAAGAAATTAACGCTCGAATTAATGAAGAGTGGCAACACCAAAGACGTGGAGAAAAGTCACGAAGGATTAATTCAGAAAATCTACGGTAACGATACAGAGGATGATGAAGCTGAATACGAAGAAGACCCTATTCAAACCAGCGAAATGCTTTCCATTCCTGAGCATACCATTCAACGTGATATTCCAGAAGCTGTTAGTGATAAATACCATTTTGCTGAAGAAATTGAAGAGGAAGAAACTTTATCGTTACAAGACAAAGAATTAGAATTAATTAAAAAATCGCTTGAGCGTCACGCTGGAAAACGTAAATTAGCTGCAGCCGAGTTGGGTATTAGCGAACGTACCTTATACCGAAAAATTAAACAATACAATTTGTAA
- the miaB gene encoding tRNA (N6-isopentenyl adenosine(37)-C2)-methylthiotransferase MiaB, with product MEKIIDENKQGETLVLNQKDGNTRKLFIESYGCQMNFSDSEIVASILTEQGYNTTQNLEDADLVLVNTCSIRDKAEQTVRKRLEKYNAVKKSHNPGMKVGVLGCMAERLKTKFLEEEKIVDLVVGPDAYKDLPNLLAEVEEGRDAINVILSKEETYGDIAPVRLNTNGVTAFVSITRGCDNMCTFCVVPFTRGRERSRDPQSIMEEITDLWNRGFKEVTLLGQNVDSFLWYGGGLKKDFEKASDIQKATAVNFAQLLDMCATSFPKMRFRFSTSNPQDMTLDVIESMAKHRNICKYIHLPVQSGSNRILQEMNRQHTREEYFELIDNIKRLIPDCAISQDMISGFPTETEEDHQDTLSLMEYVKYDFGFMFAYSERPGTLAERKMEDDIPEDTKKRRLQEIIELQQEHSFYRTKEHLGKVEEVLVEKLSKRSNEHWSGRNSQNTVVVFPKGDYKPGDFVNVKITDCTSTTLIGEAVGYSENN from the coding sequence ATGGAGAAAATTATAGACGAAAACAAACAAGGAGAAACATTGGTTTTAAACCAAAAGGACGGCAATACCCGTAAACTTTTTATTGAAAGTTATGGTTGCCAAATGAATTTTAGCGATAGTGAGATTGTAGCATCTATTCTTACCGAACAAGGTTATAATACGACACAAAACTTAGAAGATGCCGATTTGGTTCTTGTTAACACCTGTTCTATTCGTGATAAAGCCGAGCAAACCGTTCGTAAACGTTTGGAAAAATACAACGCAGTAAAAAAATCGCACAACCCAGGCATGAAGGTCGGTGTCTTAGGATGTATGGCCGAACGTTTAAAAACAAAATTCTTAGAAGAAGAAAAAATCGTGGATCTTGTTGTAGGTCCTGATGCTTATAAAGATTTACCAAACTTATTAGCAGAAGTTGAAGAAGGACGAGATGCCATTAACGTGATTCTTTCCAAAGAAGAAACCTATGGTGATATCGCTCCAGTACGTTTAAATACTAATGGCGTAACGGCTTTTGTATCTATTACACGTGGTTGCGACAATATGTGTACCTTCTGTGTGGTACCGTTTACCCGTGGTCGTGAGCGTAGTAGAGATCCGCAAAGTATCATGGAAGAAATTACCGATTTATGGAACAGAGGCTTTAAAGAAGTGACGCTTCTTGGACAAAATGTTGATAGTTTCCTTTGGTATGGTGGCGGACTTAAAAAAGACTTTGAAAAAGCCAGCGATATTCAAAAAGCAACAGCCGTAAACTTCGCGCAGTTGTTAGACATGTGTGCTACATCATTCCCTAAAATGCGTTTCCGTTTCTCGACATCAAATCCTCAGGATATGACGTTAGATGTTATTGAATCTATGGCGAAACACAGAAATATTTGTAAATACATTCACCTTCCTGTGCAAAGTGGTAGCAACCGTATTTTACAGGAAATGAACCGCCAACACACCCGCGAAGAGTATTTTGAATTAATTGATAATATTAAACGTCTTATTCCAGATTGTGCTATTTCTCAGGATATGATTTCTGGTTTTCCAACCGAAACTGAAGAAGATCACCAGGATACACTTAGCCTAATGGAATATGTAAAATACGATTTCGGTTTTATGTTTGCTTATTCTGAAAGACCAGGTACTTTAGCTGAAAGAAAAATGGAAGATGATATTCCTGAAGACACCAAAAAACGTCGCTTACAGGAAATAATCGAGTTACAACAGGAACACAGCTTTTACCGTACAAAAGAGCATTTAGGAAAAGTTGAAGAAGTACTTGTTGAAAAACTTTCAAAACGTTCTAACGAGCATTGGTCAGGGCGTAATAGCCAAAATACAGTAGTGGTTTTCCCTAAAGGCGATTATAAACCAGGTGATTTTGTTAATGTAAAAATTACCGACTGTACAAGCACCACTTTAATTGGTGAAGCTGTAGGCTATTCAGAAAACAACTAA
- a CDS encoding LVIVD repeat-containing protein, whose translation MYNIKLIERLEDVFDIYNYDVPLEAQRIEYANFNYETDVIVGWKVSSKWREKIYWEATGGLMNDAFSGGTKSTAGVGGSLARFQIVDNYLYAVGRFEMSIFNIQELSAPTLEVIQSVGWNIETMFHVDNYLYLGSTNGMYIYSLNELVRPEYVSEFIHWQGCDPVVVDGNYAYLTLRGGNFCGQLESVLEVIDVSDKSYPELAARYSLDNPYGLGIKDDVLYVCDGTSGLKLFDKSDPLNLNMLGNLKDIQSKDVIPLENSLLMIGGNTLYQYEYLENGVKLISAFSLN comes from the coding sequence TTGTACAACATTAAATTAATTGAAAGATTAGAAGATGTTTTTGATATTTATAATTACGATGTTCCTTTAGAGGCTCAGCGCATAGAGTATGCTAACTTTAACTATGAAACAGATGTTATTGTTGGGTGGAAGGTTAGTAGTAAATGGAGAGAGAAAATATATTGGGAAGCAACGGGAGGGCTTATGAATGATGCCTTTTCAGGTGGTACCAAAAGTACTGCTGGAGTTGGAGGTTCTTTGGCACGTTTTCAAATTGTTGATAATTATTTATACGCGGTTGGGCGGTTTGAAATGTCGATTTTTAATATTCAAGAATTAAGTGCGCCAACTTTGGAAGTTATACAGTCTGTGGGCTGGAATATTGAAACTATGTTTCATGTCGATAATTATCTGTACTTAGGTAGTACAAACGGCATGTATATATATAGTTTGAATGAGCTGGTAAGACCTGAATACGTTTCAGAATTTATTCATTGGCAAGGTTGTGATCCTGTTGTTGTAGATGGAAATTATGCCTATTTAACTCTGCGAGGAGGTAATTTTTGTGGGCAGTTAGAAAGTGTACTTGAAGTTATTGATGTAAGCGATAAATCTTATCCTGAATTAGCGGCACGGTACAGTTTAGATAATCCCTATGGTTTAGGAATAAAAGACGATGTGCTTTATGTTTGTGATGGGACTTCCGGTTTAAAGTTGTTTGATAAATCAGATCCTTTAAATTTGAATATGCTAGGAAATTTAAAAGATATTCAATCAAAAGATGTAATTCCTTTGGAAAATTCACTGTTAATGATTGGGGGTAATACTTTGTATCAATATGAATATTTAGAAAATGGTGTCAAATTGATAAGTGCTTTTTCTTTGAATTAG
- the topA gene encoding type I DNA topoisomerase, with the protein MAKNLVIVESPAKAKTIEKFLGKEFKVESSFGHISDLPSKELGVDVEGDFKPKYEVSKDKKAVVKKLKDLAKNAEMVWLASDEDREGEAIAWHLAETLKLDKEKTKRIVFHEITKTAIQKAIENPRGIDYDLVDAQQARRILDRIVGYELSPVLWRKVKGGLSAGRVQSVSVRLIVEREREIQGFTPEASYRIDAEFSNENGQVFKAKLPKNFETKEEAYAFLESNATADFKVAELDKKPAKKSPAAPFTTSTLQQEASRKLYFSVSKTMTLAQRLYESGLITYMRTDSVNLSDEARQGAQAEIEKAYGSKYSKPRNYVGKTKGAQEAHEAIRPTSFATHSVDLDRDQARLYDLIWKRAIASQMSEAELERTNVKVSASTHKELFTASGEVITFDGFLKVYLEGTDDEDVEQEGMLPAMKVNETLLNNYITATERYSRPPARYTEASLVKKLEELGIGRPSTYAPTISTIQNRNYVEKGTVDGAERDYTQLTLKGGAVKSKILSEKVGSDKGKLVPTDIGMIVTDFLVNHFESILDYNFTAKVEEDFDEIAEGKVDWSKMMKDFYKDFHPQVQDVQENADRESGERILGVDPATGKQVSVRLGKFGPMVQIGTPEDEEKPQFASLSPDQQLNTITFEEAMDLFQLPKALGTYEGETIEVNNGRFGPYVKFGSEFVSLPKGQDPLSVELEDAIALIKEKQEADAPIYHYKELPVQKGKGRFGPFIKWNNMFINVNKKYDWDNLSDSDIVELIETKIQKDIDKVVHNWEEEGIKVEKARWGRHNVIKGKIKVELDKTVDAAKMTLEEAKALIEAKTPKKKTAKKATTKKTTAKKK; encoded by the coding sequence ATGGCGAAGAATTTAGTAATCGTAGAGTCACCTGCTAAGGCGAAAACTATTGAAAAATTTCTAGGAAAAGAATTTAAAGTAGAGTCGAGCTTTGGGCATATCTCCGATCTTCCTTCAAAGGAATTAGGGGTAGATGTTGAAGGTGATTTTAAACCAAAATATGAAGTTTCTAAAGATAAGAAAGCGGTCGTAAAAAAACTGAAGGACTTAGCTAAGAATGCCGAAATGGTTTGGTTGGCAAGTGATGAGGACCGCGAGGGAGAGGCTATTGCATGGCACTTGGCGGAAACTTTGAAATTGGATAAAGAAAAAACAAAACGTATTGTTTTTCATGAGATTACTAAAACAGCAATTCAAAAAGCAATTGAAAATCCAAGAGGTATTGATTATGATTTGGTTGATGCGCAACAGGCGCGTCGTATATTAGATCGTATTGTAGGTTACGAATTGTCTCCGGTACTTTGGCGCAAAGTTAAAGGCGGGTTGTCGGCAGGTCGTGTGCAGTCGGTTTCGGTACGTTTAATTGTTGAGCGCGAGCGTGAAATTCAAGGTTTCACTCCTGAGGCGTCTTACAGAATTGATGCTGAGTTTTCAAATGAAAACGGACAAGTATTCAAAGCTAAACTTCCAAAGAATTTTGAGACCAAAGAAGAAGCTTATGCTTTTTTAGAATCTAATGCCACTGCCGATTTTAAAGTTGCTGAATTAGATAAAAAACCTGCTAAAAAATCGCCGGCAGCGCCATTTACAACCTCTACATTACAACAGGAAGCATCACGTAAATTATATTTTTCGGTAAGTAAAACCATGACTTTGGCTCAGCGCTTGTATGAGTCGGGGTTAATTACTTATATGAGAACAGATAGTGTTAACTTATCTGATGAAGCACGTCAGGGAGCACAAGCTGAGATCGAGAAAGCTTACGGTTCTAAATATAGTAAGCCAAGAAATTATGTTGGAAAAACCAAAGGAGCTCAAGAAGCGCACGAGGCGATCAGGCCAACAAGTTTTGCTACGCATTCAGTTGATTTAGATCGCGATCAGGCTCGTTTGTATGATTTAATCTGGAAGCGTGCTATTGCATCACAAATGAGTGAAGCAGAGTTAGAACGTACTAATGTAAAAGTAAGCGCATCTACACATAAGGAATTATTCACAGCTAGTGGAGAGGTTATTACTTTTGATGGTTTCTTAAAAGTATATTTAGAAGGAACTGATGACGAAGATGTAGAACAAGAAGGTATGTTACCAGCAATGAAAGTAAATGAAACATTGCTGAATAATTATATAACTGCCACCGAACGTTACTCGCGTCCGCCAGCAAGATATACAGAGGCCTCTCTCGTTAAGAAACTGGAAGAGTTAGGTATTGGTCGTCCGTCTACCTATGCACCGACTATTTCAACCATCCAAAATCGTAATTATGTTGAAAAAGGAACGGTTGATGGTGCCGAGCGCGATTATACGCAGTTAACTTTAAAAGGAGGTGCTGTAAAATCGAAAATATTATCAGAGAAAGTAGGTTCAGATAAAGGAAAGTTAGTGCCAACCGATATTGGTATGATTGTAACCGACTTTTTGGTGAATCATTTTGAATCGATATTAGATTATAACTTCACGGCTAAGGTTGAGGAAGATTTCGATGAAATCGCTGAGGGTAAAGTAGACTGGTCTAAAATGATGAAAGACTTCTATAAAGATTTTCATCCGCAGGTTCAGGATGTTCAGGAAAATGCCGATAGAGAATCAGGAGAACGTATTCTTGGTGTAGATCCTGCAACGGGTAAACAGGTGAGTGTGCGTTTAGGTAAGTTTGGACCAATGGTTCAAATAGGAACGCCTGAAGACGAAGAAAAACCACAATTCGCAAGTTTAAGTCCGGATCAGCAATTGAATACCATCACATTTGAAGAGGCGATGGATTTATTTCAACTTCCAAAAGCTTTAGGAACTTATGAAGGAGAAACGATTGAAGTTAACAACGGGCGTTTTGGTCCTTATGTGAAATTTGGTTCAGAGTTTGTTTCACTTCCAAAAGGTCAGGATCCGTTAAGTGTCGAGCTGGAAGATGCTATCGCGTTAATTAAAGAAAAGCAGGAAGCCGACGCTCCTATATATCACTACAAAGAATTACCGGTACAAAAAGGTAAAGGACGTTTTGGGCCATTTATTAAGTGGAACAATATGTTTATCAATGTGAATAAAAAATACGACTGGGATAACTTATCCGATTCAGACATTGTAGAACTTATCGAAACTAAAATTCAGAAAGATATTGATAAGGTGGTGCATAACTGGGAAGAAGAAGGAATTAAAGTTGAAAAAGCACGTTGGGGAAGACATAATGTTATAAAAGGTAAAATTAAGGTTGAGCTGGATAAAACGGTTGATGCAGCTAAAATGACTTTAGAAGAAGCAAAAGCGTTAATTGAAGCCAAAACACCTAAGAAAAAGACCGCTAAGAAAGCCACAACAAAGAAAACAACAGCTAAAAAGAAGTAG
- a CDS encoding formimidoylglutamase → MTFNFFSPVSDLVLAHNELLSAQALGKKIKIHSVKKGFPDLEDVDIAVFGVLENRNDINYIGETFQLNEVRKTFYSLFPGSWSTTVADLGDIQRGETVEDTYFALKSTVSELIKQNIIPVIIGGTQDLTYAVYRAYDNIQPMVNLVNVDCRFDLGDSSKPIKNNSFMGKIILDEPYNLFNYATIGYQTYFNSQEEKDLMDNLYFEAYRLGEVSNNVTIVEPVMRDANMVSVDLTSVRGSEVSLKQKFSPNGLDGKEICAMARYAGISNKVSSFGIYEYKPSKDDDMTSMLMSQMLWYFIEGVNCRVNDEDFSDDASYQKFISLVEDQELVFYKSIKTGRWWIEIPFLSNVNNKLKRHTLLPCMHQDYIDACQNKVPERWYKAFQKNSI, encoded by the coding sequence ATGACCTTTAATTTTTTCTCGCCTGTTTCAGATTTGGTTTTAGCTCATAACGAGTTGCTTTCGGCTCAAGCTTTAGGAAAAAAAATTAAAATTCATTCCGTTAAAAAGGGCTTTCCTGATTTAGAAGATGTAGATATTGCTGTTTTCGGTGTTTTAGAAAATAGAAATGATATCAATTATATAGGTGAAACGTTTCAGCTTAACGAAGTTCGAAAAACGTTTTACAGTCTATTTCCAGGAAGTTGGAGTACAACGGTGGCCGATTTAGGAGATATTCAACGCGGTGAGACGGTTGAAGATACCTACTTTGCTTTAAAATCTACCGTTAGTGAGCTTATCAAACAGAATATAATTCCGGTTATTATAGGTGGGACACAGGATTTAACATACGCAGTCTATCGTGCTTACGATAACATTCAGCCCATGGTTAATCTGGTAAATGTCGATTGTAGGTTCGATTTGGGAGATTCATCAAAACCTATCAAGAATAATAGTTTTATGGGGAAAATAATATTAGATGAACCCTATAATTTATTTAACTACGCAACAATAGGCTATCAAACCTATTTTAATTCTCAGGAAGAAAAAGATTTAATGGATAATCTGTATTTTGAGGCATACAGGTTAGGTGAGGTATCTAATAATGTAACTATTGTCGAGCCTGTAATGCGGGATGCTAATATGGTTAGTGTAGATTTAACTTCTGTACGTGGCTCTGAAGTGAGTTTAAAACAAAAATTTTCACCAAACGGATTAGATGGCAAGGAGATTTGTGCTATGGCCAGATATGCGGGTATAAGTAATAAAGTATCTTCATTTGGTATTTATGAATATAAACCATCTAAAGATGATGACATGACTTCTATGCTTATGTCTCAAATGCTTTGGTATTTTATTGAAGGAGTAAATTGTCGTGTGAATGATGAAGATTTTTCAGATGATGCCTCTTATCAAAAATTTATTTCCTTGGTAGAAGATCAGGAATTGGTGTTTTATAAAAGTATAAAGACCGGTAGATGGTGGATTGAGATTCCTTTTTTATCAAATGTTAATAATAAATTAAAAAGACATACGTTATTACCTTGCATGCACCAAGATTATATAGATGCCTGCCAAAATAAAGTACCTGAACGTTGGTATAAGGCGTTCCAAAAGAATAGTATTTAA
- the porK gene encoding T9SS ring complex lipoprotein PorK/GldK — protein sequence MKKFILLTAVMTLLASCGSNDKGELVGVQGKKWHPEKPYGMELIPGGSFIMGKADDDLAGVQDAPAKTVTVRAFYMDATEITNSEYRQFVNWVRDSIVRTKLAILADEVGKVPGDGGIGEYAFKDADTANMTVYEKYMFENYTGLGPTGYEGRKLNKDIDLVYDTAEYPDEFYAEVMDTMYLPMEESYNGQRTWNVKKFKFQYNYMDIQEAAKARGVKRSDVIKKEEIEVYPDTTVWIRDFAYSYNEPMHNDYFWHDAYSEYPVVGVTWKQAKAFCEWRTINKNGYQKDRGAQMVNRFRLPSEAEWEYAARGGLQAATYPWGGPYTKSDRGCFMANFKPVRGDYAADQALYTVEAKSYEPNDYNLYNMAGNVAEWVNASYDPSSYEYTSTINPNVNDYNNQRKVVRGGSWKDVAYYLQVSSRDFEYADSARSYIGFRTVQDYMGTQVTGK from the coding sequence ATGAAGAAGTTTATATTATTAACCGCAGTAATGACTTTGCTTGCTAGTTGTGGCTCTAACGATAAGGGTGAGCTAGTAGGTGTACAAGGGAAAAAATGGCATCCGGAAAAGCCATATGGAATGGAATTAATACCGGGTGGTTCATTTATTATGGGTAAAGCCGACGATGATTTGGCTGGTGTACAGGATGCTCCTGCTAAAACCGTTACAGTACGTGCTTTCTATATGGACGCTACTGAAATTACTAACAGCGAATATCGCCAATTTGTAAATTGGGTTAGAGATTCGATAGTAAGAACTAAACTTGCTATTCTGGCTGACGAGGTTGGTAAAGTACCTGGCGATGGTGGTATTGGTGAGTATGCGTTTAAAGATGCAGATACTGCTAATATGACAGTTTACGAAAAATACATGTTCGAAAACTATACCGGATTAGGGCCAACAGGATATGAAGGTCGTAAATTAAACAAAGACATCGATTTAGTTTATGATACTGCTGAATATCCAGACGAATTCTACGCTGAGGTTATGGATACTATGTATTTGCCAATGGAAGAGTCGTATAATGGTCAGCGTACCTGGAATGTTAAGAAATTTAAATTCCAATACAATTATATGGATATCCAGGAAGCTGCTAAAGCCAGAGGAGTAAAACGTAGCGATGTTATTAAAAAGGAAGAAATTGAAGTATATCCAGATACAACTGTTTGGATTAGAGATTTCGCTTACTCTTATAATGAGCCAATGCATAACGATTATTTCTGGCACGATGCTTATAGTGAATATCCTGTAGTAGGTGTAACTTGGAAACAGGCTAAAGCTTTTTGTGAGTGGAGAACAATCAATAAGAATGGATATCAAAAAGATAGAGGAGCACAAATGGTAAACCGTTTTAGATTACCTTCTGAAGCTGAGTGGGAATACGCTGCTCGTGGTGGTCTGCAAGCTGCAACGTATCCATGGGGAGGTCCTTACACTAAGAGTGATAGAGGATGTTTTATGGCAAACTTTAAGCCAGTACGGGGAGATTATGCTGCAGATCAGGCATTATATACTGTAGAGGCAAAATCTTATGAGCCTAACGATTATAACTTATATAATATGGCAGGTAACGTAGCGGAATGGGTAAATGCATCTTACGATCCTTCGTCTTACGAATACACATCTACAATCAACCCTAACGTTAACGATTATAACAACCAGCGTAAAGTTGTACGTGGTGGTTCTTGGAAAGATGTTGCATACTATTTACAAGTAAGTTCAAGAGATTTCGAATATGCAGATTCTGCAAGAAGTTATATTGGTTTCAGAACTGTTCAGGATTACATGGGGACACAAGTAACCGGAAAGTAA
- the porL gene encoding type IX secretion system motor protein PorL/GldL: protein MAQSKASKKFMNMAYGLGAAIVIIGALFKITHMEFGPLTGNLMLTLGLVTEAIIFALSAFEPVESDLDWSLVYPELAGGKAVKRDRKEETEPSGLLSKKLDELLKEAKIDGELMTSLGESIKNFEGAAKSMSSGANGIEASKKYSEELSLAAAQMESLNSLYKVQLESASKQASINQEQVENAVKLKEQMQSLASNLSSLNGVYGGMLSAMNKN, encoded by the coding sequence ATGGCACAGTCAAAAGCAAGTAAAAAGTTCATGAATATGGCTTACGGATTAGGAGCAGCAATTGTAATTATTGGGGCACTATTCAAAATTACTCACATGGAGTTTGGTCCACTTACAGGTAACTTAATGTTAACATTAGGTCTTGTTACCGAAGCAATTATTTTCGCGTTATCAGCTTTCGAACCAGTAGAAAGTGATTTAGATTGGTCTTTAGTTTACCCAGAATTAGCTGGAGGTAAGGCTGTGAAAAGAGATCGTAAAGAAGAAACAGAACCATCAGGTTTATTATCTAAAAAATTAGACGAATTATTGAAAGAAGCTAAAATTGATGGTGAATTAATGACAAGCTTAGGAGAAAGCATCAAAAATTTCGAAGGTGCAGCTAAATCTATGTCATCTGGAGCAAACGGTATCGAAGCTTCTAAAAAATACAGTGAAGAGTTATCTTTAGCTGCTGCTCAAATGGAGTCTTTAAACAGCTTATATAAAGTACAATTAGAAAGCGCAAGCAAACAAGCTTCAATCAACCAAGAGCAAGTTGAAAATGCTGTGAAGTTAAAAGAGCAAATGCAGTCTTTAGCTTCAAACTTATCTTCATTAAATGGAGTATATGGCGGTATGTTATCTGCTATGAACAAAAACTAA
- the porM gene encoding type IX secretion system motor protein PorM/GldM yields the protein MAGGNLSPRQKMINLMYLIFIAMLALNMSKEVLSAFGLMNERLTESNSAADERNLAFFDGLKLKAEEQTEKYKPLLDKAEQIRVLSKNLNDYLADLKSKMSSTVDDPTDYEIMDKGDYLDNNFFKGDKLKPEGEEFLKQLETFRSGVVEILGDNPAMASVVADVNEKFSTEPVINRSNQKVDWLDYHYKGFPLVASLTKMTQLQSDVKTVGSEILAKMMQGTLTSEVSMTNYTTLMETSKSAYFNGETFDGAIVLGRKDATTKPNRVELTLDGVKLAENQYTIEDGRVKLNVGTGRPGEHKIEGKLIFAQDGEEIEVPVSQTFATVSKPNSATISADKMNVVYRGVKNPMTISFAGIADNNVNASAQGLSRVSGSKYVMDATRIQGREVTINVSGTLPDGQKVGDRATFRIKDLPKPTGTVRGEDGAIKMQRQSLEISTVGAKFDDFDFELPLRVTGFKFKVPGQPTINVSGNKLDSRAKSALLKAKRGSDVQIFDIEAQASGVSVILKKVSPVIIELTN from the coding sequence ATGGCAGGAGGAAACTTATCACCCAGACAGAAAATGATTAATCTGATGTATTTAATCTTCATTGCGATGTTAGCATTAAATATGTCGAAAGAAGTGCTTTCAGCCTTCGGATTAATGAACGAGCGTTTAACAGAGTCAAACAGTGCAGCCGATGAAAGAAACCTGGCGTTTTTTGACGGATTAAAGTTAAAAGCTGAAGAACAAACAGAGAAATACAAGCCTTTATTAGATAAAGCTGAGCAAATTCGAGTGTTATCTAAAAATCTTAATGATTATTTAGCTGATTTAAAATCTAAAATGTCATCTACAGTTGATGATCCAACAGATTATGAAATTATGGACAAAGGTGATTACCTTGACAATAATTTCTTTAAAGGCGATAAATTAAAACCAGAAGGCGAAGAGTTCTTAAAGCAATTGGAAACTTTCCGTAGTGGTGTAGTTGAAATTTTAGGAGATAATCCGGCAATGGCTTCAGTTGTTGCAGATGTTAACGAAAAATTCAGCACAGAGCCTGTAATCAACCGTTCAAATCAGAAAGTAGATTGGTTAGATTACCACTACAAAGGATTCCCTTTAGTGGCATCTTTAACTAAAATGACACAGTTACAATCTGATGTTAAAACTGTAGGGTCAGAGATTTTAGCTAAAATGATGCAAGGAACGTTAACTTCTGAAGTATCTATGACAAACTATACAACCTTAATGGAAACTTCTAAATCGGCTTACTTTAACGGTGAGACTTTTGATGGAGCTATCGTTTTAGGTCGTAAAGATGCTACTACTAAACCAAATAGAGTTGAATTAACTTTAGATGGTGTGAAGTTAGCAGAGAACCAATACACAATTGAAGATGGTCGTGTAAAATTAAACGTAGGAACTGGTAGACCAGGAGAGCACAAAATTGAAGGTAAATTAATCTTCGCTCAGGATGGTGAAGAAATTGAGGTGCCTGTATCTCAAACATTCGCTACAGTATCTAAACCAAATTCGGCTACTATTTCAGCAGACAAAATGAATGTTGTTTACCGTGGTGTTAAAAACCCAATGACTATTTCATTCGCTGGTATCGCCGATAATAATGTAAATGCTTCAGCTCAAGGTTTAAGCCGTGTAAGTGGAAGTAAGTATGTTATGGATGCGACTAGAATTCAAGGTAGAGAAGTTACTATTAACGTATCTGGTACATTACCTGACGGACAAAAAGTAGGAGACAGAGCAACCTTCAGAATTAAAGATTTACCTAAGCCAACCGGTACAGTTAGAGGTGAAGATGGAGCTATTAAAATGCAACGTCAGTCTTTAGAGATTTCTACTGTTGGTGCTAAATTCGACGATTTCGATTTCGAATTACCATTACGTGTAACAGGATTTAAATTTAAAGTTCCAGGACAACCTACAATTAATGTAAGTGGAAATAAACTAGATAGCCGAGCTAAGTCTGCTTTATTAAAAGCGAAACGTGGTTCAGATGTTCAAATCTTTGACATCGAGGCTCAGGCTAGTGGTGTTAGCGTGATTCTTAAGAAAGTATCGCCAGTTATTATTGAGCTTACTAACTAA